From bacterium, a single genomic window includes:
- a CDS encoding GTP-binding protein — MAKAKFERTKPHVNVGTIGHVDHGKTTLTAAITGVLASLGKTK, encoded by the coding sequence ATGGCGAAGGCGAAATTTGAGCGGACGAAGCCGCACGTAAACGTGGGGACGATCGGGCACGTGGATCACGGGAAGACGACGCTGACGGCGGCGATCACGGGGGTGCTGGCGAGTTTAGGGAAGACGAAG